The genomic stretch GCCTCTTCGCCCGCGGAGTGTGGGATGGGGTGTCGGCCAGCCTGCTCGACTTCGCCCATGAAGATGTGACCGAGGACGTCTCCCATGCATGGATGGCGGGGGAGGGGGCCTGCCATCCGCTTTCCGGTTTCACCCAGCCCGATATCGCGCGCGAGTCCGGCTACAGCTGGTGCAAGGCGCCGCGCTGGCGGGGCGAGGTGGTGCAGTGCGGCGCCTTGTCGCGGCAGGTGGTGGATGCCCATCCGCTGGCGCGCGATCTCGTGGCTGCGGGCGGCGGAAACGTGTTCAGCCGGGTGGTCGGGCGCTTGCTCGAAATTGCGCGGGTGGTGCCCGAGATGGAGCGTTGGGCGCTTGCGATCGAGCCTGGCGAACGTTTCTGCACCGAAGCCGGCGTGCCCGATTCGGCGCAGGGCGTGGGCCTGATCGAAGCCGCGCGCGGTGCGCTCGGACACTGGGTCGTGATCCGCAAGGGGCGGATTCAGCGCTACCAGATCATCGCGCCCACGACCTGGAACTTTTCTCCGCGCGACGAGCGCGGTACGCCCGGCGCGCTCGAACAGGCTCTGGTGGGCACGCCCGCGTGCGAGTCGGATGAAATGCCGCTTGCGGTGCAGCATGTCGTGCGCTCCTTCGACCCCTGCATGGTATGCACGGTGCACTGAGGAGGACTGCGTGAAAAATACCCCTGAGTCTTCCCTCGACGTCGGCCATACCGGACATCCTGGCGAACTCGTCGGTGTGGGCGAGGACGTGTGGATGGATGTGATCCACAAGATGGATGAGGTCTATTCCGATCTGCTGCAGTACGAGGTCGCACTCGAGGAAAAGAACGCCAAGCTTGAGGAGTCGCAGCAGTTCATCCTCAGCGTGCTGACTGCGATGTCCGACATTCTGGTGATCTGTGGGCGCGACGGCACCATCGAGGATGTGAACCCGGCGCTCGAGGTGATTACCGGGCGCAAGGCCGCAGATTTGCGCGGCACCTCGGTTTTCGACCTGTTTGCCGATGGCGACGCGCGCGTGCTGGCGCGTGCCCGGCTCAATGTGACCGGAGGCGATCAGGAAGTGCACGATTGCGAACTCCCGTTGCGCGCGCACGACGGCGCGTCGGTGCCGGTCTCCTTCAACTGTACGCCGCGTTTCAATGCGGTGGGCAAGTCCCTAGGCATGGTCGTGACCGGGCGCCCGGTCGGCGAACTGCGCAAGGCCTATCAGGCGCTCACTCAGGCGCACGACGACCTGAAGCGTACCCAGCAGCAACTGCTGCATTCGGAAAAGATGGCTTCTCTTGGGCGCCTGGTGGCCGGCGTTGCGCATGAGTTGAACAACCCGATCAGCTTCATCATCGGCAATGTGCACGCGCTGCGCCGCTATGCCGAGCGTCTCGGGCAGTACCTTGCCGCCGTGCATGAGGGGGTGCCGGCCGAGGAGATCGAACAGCTGCGCAAACGCCTGCGTATCGACCGCATCCTGGTCGATCTCGATCCACTGATCGAGGGCACGATCGAGGGCGCCGAGCGTACGCGTGAGATCGTCGATGGATTGAAGCGCTTCTCTGCGGTCGATCGTGACGAGCAGCAACGCTTCGATCTTGCCGAGGTCATCGAGCGTGCGGTGCGCTGGGTGTGTCAGGCAGAGCGCAAGAGCTTCAAGGTTGCGACGGAGTTTTCAGGTCCGCTACCGGTGATCGGATCGGCAGGGCAGATGCAGCAGGTGGCGATGAACCTGGTTCAGAACGCAGCTGATGCCACCCGTCTGACCGAGTTGCCGACGCTGCGGATTTCCTCGGAGCAGGTTTCAACGGCTCAGGGGGCACGCATCCTCTTGCGCTTCGAAGACAACGGCCCCGGCATCACTCCTGTGCATCTGGCACACGTGTTCGATCCCTTCTTCACCACCAAGCCGGTGGGGCAGGGTACCGGGCTTGGCTTGTCCATCAGCTACGGCATTGTCGAGCGGCATGGCGGGTCGTTGCGGGCCGAAAACCTGTCTGCGGGCGGTGCGGCATTCACGCTCGAACTGCCGCTTGCGCGCTGACGCCTCCGCGACGCGCAGTGGAAAGTCTGTAACCGGCTTGGGCTGCGCACCGCCAGCAGCGCATCCGGTGTGGCGAAAAAGGGGCTCCGGATTGCCAGCAGGCAGTGGGGGCGCTTGCTGGCACGCATCTTGTATCAATCGATGACAGTTTGCTCGACAACGCCAAAAAATGAGGAGAATTCCATGCTTCGCTCTCGTGTTCTGATTGCTGCCGTACTCAGCCTTTGTGCCGGATCGGTGTTCGCACATCCGGGGCATGCGGATGCGGGATTCGCGTCGGGCCTGATGCACCCGGTGAGCGGCCTCGACCACCTGCTCGCAATGCTTGCCGTGGGGCTTTACGCCGCGGGTCAGCGCGGTGCGGCGCGCTGGGGGCTGCCCCTGGGCTTCGTGCTGGCGATGCTCGGTGGATCGCTGCTGGGGATGGCGGGCGTCGCCCTGCCGGCGGTCGAGGGCGTGGTCGCAGCGTCGGTGATCGTGCTTGGTCTGCTGCTGATCTCGCTGACAAACCTGTCGCTGGCCTTCACGCTTCCGCTGATCACGATTTTTGCAGTGTTCCACGGCCATGCCCATTACGCAGAGATGGGCGACGCGGGTTTCATGCGCTACGCGGGCGGATTCGTGTTGGCTACGGGTGCGCTGCACCTGGCCGGATTCCTGAGTGCGCGCTGGCTTCCCGAATCGCGCACGGGGCTGGCCCTGAAGCGGAGCATCGGCGTCGTCGTGAGCGGTGCCGGCGTGCTGA from Parazoarcus communis encodes the following:
- a CDS encoding sensor histidine kinase; translated protein: MKNTPESSLDVGHTGHPGELVGVGEDVWMDVIHKMDEVYSDLLQYEVALEEKNAKLEESQQFILSVLTAMSDILVICGRDGTIEDVNPALEVITGRKAADLRGTSVFDLFADGDARVLARARLNVTGGDQEVHDCELPLRAHDGASVPVSFNCTPRFNAVGKSLGMVVTGRPVGELRKAYQALTQAHDDLKRTQQQLLHSEKMASLGRLVAGVAHELNNPISFIIGNVHALRRYAERLGQYLAAVHEGVPAEEIEQLRKRLRIDRILVDLDPLIEGTIEGAERTREIVDGLKRFSAVDRDEQQRFDLAEVIERAVRWVCQAERKSFKVATEFSGPLPVIGSAGQMQQVAMNLVQNAADATRLTELPTLRISSEQVSTAQGARILLRFEDNGPGITPVHLAHVFDPFFTTKPVGQGTGLGLSISYGIVERHGGSLRAENLSAGGAAFTLELPLAR
- a CDS encoding HupE/UreJ family protein; the encoded protein is MLRSRVLIAAVLSLCAGSVFAHPGHADAGFASGLMHPVSGLDHLLAMLAVGLYAAGQRGAARWGLPLGFVLAMLGGSLLGMAGVALPAVEGVVAASVIVLGLLLISLTNLSLAFTLPLITIFAVFHGHAHYAEMGDAGFMRYAGGFVLATGALHLAGFLSARWLPESRTGLALKRSIGVVVSGAGVLMLGS